In one Carassius carassius chromosome 14, fCarCar2.1, whole genome shotgun sequence genomic region, the following are encoded:
- the LOC132157487 gene encoding gastrula zinc finger protein XlCGF26.1-like: protein MTFIKEEREDLKIEDSFRVKHEEMKEQTDLVALKEERAVLNEMKEEDLDFTTEEKSFSCSQSENTSSQNIAQMTGTLNSHTREASGEKPFKCQQCERSFRLNKYLKNHMRIHAEDKPFTCHHCGKSFCHKGSLKTHMRIHTGEKPYSCPQCRMNFTYKPTFNAHMKSHTGENYTCKLCEKSYSQKGNLKYHMRVHTGEKPFTCPNCGKSFSYKVSLKSHMRVHTGEKPYSCPQCRMNFTYKESFVIHLRVHTGDNFYTCKLCGKSFSQKGNLKYHMRIHTGEKPFTCDQCGKSFRHKVTLNKHSRIHSRENCPVCHQCRKSFSDKKDLKNHIITHIGEKPFMCHHCGKSFTRKGNLKTHKIIHTGERPFICHHCGKSFRFKGNLQTHSRHHTGERPYTYLKCEGGFTNQRDLKCHFQTHSGKKPQCFECGKMFRKWSSFKSHLRIHSGGRRLNCDQCNKKFIFPSHLQRHMKSHADVRLYWCYLCGKRFKWFSKFKLHQKVSLCVKSRLRLKPKMNVV, encoded by the exons ATGACGTTTATTAAGGAAGAGCGTGAAGACTTGAAGATTGAAGACTCATTCAGAGTGAAACATGAAGAAATGAAGGAACAAACAG ATCTGGTAGCGTTGAAAGAGGAGAGGGCAGTACTCAATGAAATGAAAGAGGAAGACCTTGACTTCACAACTGAAGAAAAGTCTTTTAGTTGCTCACAGTCTGAAAATACTTCCTCACAAAATATAGCTCAAATGACAGGAACCCTTAATTCCCACACAAGAGAAGCttctggagagaagcctttcaaaTGCCAGCAGTGCGAAAGGAGTTTCCGATTAAATAAATACCTTAAGAATCACATGAGAATTCACGCAGAGGACAAGCCTTTCACATGCCATcattgtggaaagagtttttgTCATAAAGGTAGTCTCAAAactcacatgagaattcacactggagagaagccttactcGTGCCCTCAATGCAGAATGAATTTCACATATAAACCAACCTTTAACGCTCATATGAAAAGTCACACTGGAGAGAATTACACCTGCAAACTGTGTGAGAAGAGCTACTCGCAAAAGGGAAATCTAAAGtatcacatgagagttcacactggagaaaagcctttcACGTGCCCTaactgtggaaagagtttcagttATAAAGTAAGCCTCAAgtctcacatgagagttcacactggagagaagccttactcGTGCCCTCAATGCAGAATGAATTTTACGTATAAGGAGTCCTTTGTTATCCACTTGAGAGTACACACTGGAGACAACTTTTACACTTGCAAACTGTGTGGAAAAAGCTTCTCACAAAAAGGCAATCTAAAGTATCACATgagaatccacactggagagaagccattcacatgtgatcagtgtggtaaGAGTTTCAGACACAAAGTGACCTTAAATAAGCACAGCAGGATTCACTCAAGAGAGAACTGTCCTGTATGTCATCAATGTAGAAAGAGCTTCTCCGACAAGAAAGACCTTAAGAATCATATAATAACTCACATCGGGGAGAAGCCTTTCATGTGCCACcactgtggaaagagtttcacacgtAAAGGAAATCTCAAGACTCACAAGATAATTCACACGGGAGAAAGGCCCTTCATATGCCAtcactgtggaaagagtttcagattTAAAGGAAATCTTCAGACTCACTCGAGGCATCACACCGGAGAGAGGCCTTACACATATCTTAAGTGTGAGGGGGGTTTCACAAATCAAAGAGACCTGAAATGTCATTTTCAAACTCATTCTGGAAAGAAACCGCAGTGTTTCGAGTGTGGGAAGATGTTTAGGAAATGGAGCAGTTTCAAAAGTCATCTGCGCATCCACTCTGGGGGAAGGCGATTGAATTGTGATCAgtgtaataaaaagtttattttcccGTCACACTTACAGAGACATATGAAAAGTCATGCAGATGTAAGACTTTATTGGTGTTATTTGTGTGGAAAGCGTTTTAAGTGGTTTAGCAAGTTTAAATTGCACCAGAAAGTAAGTCTCTGTGTGAAATCAAGGCTGCGTTTAAAGCCAAAGATGAATGTAGTCTAA
- the LOC132157493 gene encoding uncharacterized protein LOC132157493: MSFTATPGHHGPWVHPQRRTRAGSRATTSPPPAFDISIRNRFAPLRETGRDAVIIGDSIVRHLSATLAEGKVHTHCLPGARVLDVSAQIPAILKVDESPRAVVLHAGVNDTTLRQTETLKRDFSSLIETVRSTTPAATIVVSGPLPTYRRGHERFSRLFALNEWLLSWCKEQKLLFVNNWNLFWERPRLFRADGLHPSRIGAELLSDNISRTLRSM; encoded by the coding sequence atgtccttcactgcgacgccgggacaccacggaccctgggtgcatccacagcggaggacgcgagccgggtcccgggcgacgacttctccccctcctgccttcgacatctccatccggaaccgcttcgctcccctccgcgagacaggacgcgacgctgtgatcatcggagactccatcgtccgacacctaagtgctacgttagccgaaggtaaagtgcacactcattgtttgcctggtgctcgtgttctcgatgtttctgcgcagatacccgcgatcctgaaggtcgacgagagccccagagcggtcgtgcttcacgccggggttaacgacaccacgctgcggcagacggagacgctgaagagggacttcagcagcctgatcgagacggttcgcagcacgacgcccgcggcgacgatcgtcgtgtcaggaccactgcccacgtatcgacgaggacacgaaaggttcagtagactttttgctttaaatgaatggctgttgtcatggtgtaaagaacagaaactgctatttgttaataactggaatcttttctgggagcgtcctaggctgtttcgcgctgatggattacaccccagcagaatcggagcggagctgctctctgacaacatctccaggacacttcgctccatgtga